The Cryptococcus gattii WM276 chromosome D, complete sequence region GCCTGCTGAGCCTGCTTCCATCCTTTCAACTCCTCTTTGACTGGCACGGCGGCACCTCTATTCACCACACTTGCCTTCCTACCGAGATTCGGCTCCAAGCTGAGGGATGTGAAACTGCTCGGGAAGAGGGGTGAGCCGGGACCGCGCTCATACAGAGGAACGGGTACTGCAGcagaagaggtggagatTGGGGAGGTGGCGAGACCTAGCGAGCCCGAACGCCGGCGTGCGGTTTGATCTGAGCCGTACGAGAGCGAATTGGAGCGGGAACCCTCAAAGGGCAGAGAGGAAGTTGTGTTGGTAGGAGACGTACAGATTTGAAGACCGACGAACGATTTGCGAGGACGGTTGAGCTGGTCGCTCTTGGTCTTGACAGAGGGGGATTGGGAAGGACGCTGAGCTTCTACGGCGAATCGAGCGGTACGAGGAGGTGAGTCCTCAACACTCGAAGAGAGCAGAGGGTCAATATTGGCACGGTTCCCGGCTCGTTGAGCTGGAGTAGGCCTGCTCGCGCTTTCTTGGTGGGACGGCTTGCCAAATGAAAAGGGTGGCGTTTCCTCGCCGATGGTAGCCATCGATGGGCCAAGGAGAGCAGACATACCAGCTGAAGCTTGCTCattctcatcttccacaaTATCTCCAAACTCATCCATGAACTGACGCTCGGCGCGTGCCTGCTCCTCTTGGTCGACAGGCTCGATACCGGCGATGAACACGTGGTTCATCGAGGGGTAGTATTCACCCTCGTCGCCGAGTCCAAGGCCAGCCCAGGATGCAGGAGAATCATCCTCGCTACCCGCATTGAGAAGATCCTCATCGCATCCAAGACAGACTCCCAATTTCTCCCACAATGCCACGCTCCTATGCCTTACTGCCTGTCTATCCTTGTACACCCAGTCGTAATCATCCAATTCATCCCTATTCACTTCTGTCAGGTGCTTGACAAACTCTTCCCAATTCCATTCTTCGGGAGAGATCTTCTTCCAGTTCTCACGGGCGGGCTCTTTAGGGAATGCCGCTCGGAGGAGGGCGAAGAGTTTGGCATTGGACGGGTGGGACATGAGATCACGGACCTCGGCACATCGGTCCAcgaaaggaaggaggacGTCATCCTCCATTTGGACATACTCGACTGGCTCGAGCTCTGCAGGCACGGGAGGTTCCGGTGAGCGCTCAAACACCGATCCCGCAGATTTTCGCCTCTTCAACGAACTGGCCTGAGAGCCGCCAAAGCTACCTTCAAGAGCAAGCAGAGGCGACTGGAAACTTCGAGCCATGTCGAGCACCTCGTCGGGGGAGAGCACCTTGCGCTGAATTCCGACGGAACCCATATCGCCATGAGATTGCACTCGGTGGAGAGTGTCGTTGGTGGGTTCAGAGCTGTTGGGGATATTGATGGATGGGATGGACGGGGGTACGGCGCCAAAGGAGGACGCGGCGAAAGAACGACGGGGGCCACGTGCAGATGTGGAGGGAGCGTCGAGGGACGAAGAGAAGGCGTTgaaggggaggagggaagaagacgacTTGGAACGGCTGTGTCTATCAATCATGTCAATTGCGCACTTTAACGAGTAAGGATCGGCTCACTTCCTGACATCATCCCTCTTGCGGGGAGCCTTAACCAAAGTCAACCTCGAGAACAAACTCTTCCCGCCATCTTGGTCATCTATCCCACTTCTCCAACGCTGAGCGTTTTCGATCATACTTTCCCTCCTGCTCAAACTCCTCGTCACTGACGAGGACCTCGACCTGGTCAAGGAGCCTGTGCCAGCCGTGTCCGATACGTGCACAGGCGACTTCATCGACTGAAGAGGCGAGAATGCCTGAAGGGGAGACAGGGCATTAAGCTTGGGGGGGcgggatgaagaaggagatgtTCCGCTCCTCGAACCGCGAATGCTTAGGGGCGGAGAAGGGGCAGCGAGGTGCTCGGTATTTTCCTTGTTACCTGCCATATTGTGAGATACAAACGGAGATTGAGCTTGTCTGAAAGGATCTTGCGAGCCGCGTCGGCTGGGAGGGAGGGACGAGCCAAAGCTGGGCAATCGTGGGCTGGAAGTGCCAGAGTGAACTGGGTTGGAGGCGCGGATCTACGTCCGAATGAGCACGTCGATGAAGCAAGAGAGGGAGTTGGGCCAGGGAGAACGATAAAAATaggaaagagagggaagGTGGGCAAGAGTGGAAGAAGGACATGTTAGCATAGTCAAATATTACAGTCACGATGTATGAAACGTCGTTggaaaaagggaaagaaaggTGAATAGCCGGAGCGTTTCTCCGTGAGATAATCCGAAGTGTCCATAGGGCAAATGCCGGATGAGTGCAATAAATCAATGAAACATCTTCAGAAGCGAAGATCCTTGATTGTAGACTGAgttgagaaggaagacGGTGCACTTGAACGGGCGGCACTCGCAAAGCCAGACGTGGCCAAATGGATAAAAGACAAGATAAATCCGTTTGATGTGACAGTGAAAAGACTGAATAGCCATACGACCATGGATCATTCGTGCGATGAGCCACTTCCACTAATCCACATAAGAGATGGCCGCCTCTGCTAGAGAGCCGCGAAAAATAGCAGCGGCTGCAGAGAGGCTGAGGAAGCCCCACCCAGCTGACGCTGAACCAACTCCACCTTACAATACCAGTAAAAGGGGATATAATTGCAATGCCAGCCAAAGTAACGGCAAATTGATCGATCCACGCCCCAAGCGCATCGCCCGCAGATTACAGAACCAAAAGAACGTAACGATGAACATAACTCACCTCGCCCTTGttttcctcgtcttcctctGGGATACTATCACGGCTCTTTGGCCTGGAATAGCTTCTACAAAGACTGAGAGAAGATCGTGACGAATGATGCTCCAAAAACTCGTCGCTGTCGTAAGGGTCGTCAAACTTGGCGGGGCTGTCTATACCGGTGCTAGGAGACGGCGAATTGTGCTCCAAGTCTGTATGGATACGGGGTTTGGGAACTTGGTCGAGAGGACGAAATGAGAACTGTGAGAACATGGACATAGTGGGCCACCTCTATCTTCGTCTTTCGGATGTATTTAAGGGGAAGTACGACTTCTAGGAGGAATAGAACTTCAAAAGAAGTATTCGGAGCAGTGGGGGGTTTGGGCGCAGATGATTCTGTGTATGTAATATAAGGAAGAGTCGTAGTAGTGTCGTTGCGCGCAAGGAAGAAGTaggagagggaaggaaCGGAAAGGAACAGCACAGATCGACAAATCGTCACCGGATGACGCCGGGCAGCGGATAAAGCAGTTGGGGTCGCCGCCGGGATTGTGGCAGATGCTTGTTATGTGGTGTGGGGGCGTGTGGGCGCGGGTGTGGACGTGAGTGGGGTGTGTCTCGACGGCTCGAGTTCGTCGAGATCGTCCGGACGAAGCAGCAACGAAGAAGTAAGTACCAGCAGCGCCCCTGTTACCTGCAAAAAGCACCTAAAAGCGGGTAACGTAAGTACAAGAGCCAAGAGTAAAGGCGAGCTTGACCGCTGGAAATGCCTGGAAAAGGAGGGGACGAGCGAAATGACCTCACAGCTCTCGGCATGCAATCCACTTcgctcctcctcctcgcGCCGTCAGCCGGGCGCCTCCACCAGAGCTAGGTTCCAGCAGATCATCCATCATGTTCTGGCCCCCACGTGTCCGCCACAGGTGCGAGAAATAAGGTTTATGACGTCAAAATGCATGAACTGAAGAGGGTCCAGAGCCAAGCATGGGTCCGGGACAGTTAACGACTTGAACTGATGACTGCTGATTACACTCTAAGCACGTCCTCTCAATATAAATGATGAAATCTACGAGTATACATGCCAGGTAGGCAACAAGTAGTGGTTGGTAAGCGTAGGCAACTTGCATTCAGCATGTTACTAATCCGTCGCCGATGAGTAATCGCAGCCTCGCAACGCATAGATAAAGTGCTGCCTGCTGCCAGGTGCTGCCAAGAGCTGGGCATGCAACTGTCCTTTCTACAGCTATATAATTCTTTCTGCGATTAATCCCCCCTTTACGCTCTAAAGACTGACAATTTAAAGTCTTGTCTCTTGATTACCTCCCCCTTCAATTCAAATCCATACATCATGAATCACCCAGCCCTTCTTTCAAATACTACTTTTACAAGACAGAAAACTTAAGATTCCGTTACTGAACCCTCCAACCTTCTTTCCCCCCTTCAGCATCGTCTTTGTCCGATTACGCAACAATTAACAAGCCAAGGGACGCGGAAACTAAATTGATCTTCCCAAACCCCCGTTTCAGCCTCGAAGGCCCGTCATCATGCTGACTGCTGGAAAGTCATGGTTCAATCACGTTGGGTAAACAAATGTAGAAAGGGCATTATTGAGACTGCGGACAAGTTCGAAGAACTAGGGGAGCGGGGTTCAAAGTTGCCCAAGAGTGCACATCCGCACCAGCCACTAGCTAACTCGGCGCAGCCAAAAGGGCGGACCCTCCATTCAGACATATGAGATATGATGAGTGAGTGCGTGGAAGAATGATGTAGAGAATGATGAAAGATCTGAGGTCTGCGCGTTGTTCCTCGTCCCCTCTCTGTGTTGTTGTTCCTCGTCCCTATCCATATATCTTGGAACCCTATGCGTTGTAGTGAATCGAGATAAGCTATCCGGGCGTCATCTTGCGAAAATATCATGCTCCCAATCGACATTTGCTTTGCTGCCGCTCGATCATATCACTCTCGGAAGAGGCCGAGACAATACTGGAAAATCTGTTGTATACTTGTTGAATATGTTTAGTGTAAAACTTCAAATGCAAGGATGAAAGATTGCAGAAATAGAATATGGAGAACAAAATGCAAAGCAATGCGAAAGGGAAGGTGACGAGTGTGTGTGGTATCATGGATGTACCGGATGGACCTTAATATATTATGACGCCCCACCACCTGTATGGTCCCTTCGACTCCAGCCGTCAGTCATCAACTCATCAAGCATAGAGCGGCCCTTGTTGATGCCTAGCTATTTTGTGGGAGTTTGTAGTTGTACCTTCCTCCTGTTAAAAAAATCTGGCTCTATCCAATACTATATTCTTATTAGTGATACGGTGTGTGTTGTATATTTACAGATGGTGTAGTGTAGTATGTAGAGAGATTATAATCTTATCTTGTGGAGTTTTGTGGCTGCCGTTCTATGAACGCCGGGAAATAATCAGTAACCCTGAGCGGTAAACATGTGGCTGGAGGTGAACTGAGACATGCCTCCACTGACAGGTAAATAGTAGGTAACAAACAGTAAGTAAACACTCAATTTTTATGTGTGGCCATCTGCGGTGTGCAGTGTGATGACTGTATAACAAAAGCTGACAAAAAAACATTCGATAAGGATGAAACAAGCTAAAAACAAACAAGAAGAGAATAGCTTGCAGCGTCCACGTATCTCTGTCAATGTCAAAATCGTCCTTTTGTTGAGATAGTAAGTGAAAACTTACCATAGCCCAGAAGACGTCTCGTATAAACAAAGTTCACCATTTCTCCCTATGTATCCAACTTGGCCGCTGGGGCTTTTCCCTGGATGGGTCTAGGTGGATCTACTGCGGTCTGTCCCTTTACGGTGATTACCGCGGTTATGACGGGTGGCGGCAAGCTAGCTGTACCTGATTCATTTTTGGTTCCGTTCTCCGGCATCTCAAGTGGCGCAAGTTTCGTGCAGGCCCCTGGCGCTCGCTGGTCGCTTGGACCTCGATGGCGAGCATCCTGCGCCTGCGACTACCTGGCGGCTGGAGGTGCCATTCCACAATTTCCCCCTTCAGCAGTTCCTTCCATCACTAGTTGTCACCTTCCCACACCTCACCAACAACCTCTATCTGTCTTCCACCGCGAATAGCCTATTTCTCGCCGTCTCTGCGCGCCCTGCCACCCCTTCCACTACGTCCTGCCACACTTACAAAGTGCCACCCATAATCTCTCCAAATCGATCACCACTTACCGGTCCGGCAACTTCCATCACAGAATACAGAAACGTCTTCCAGGTTCTCTCCCACTGTTATCTCAGTTTTAGTTTCTCCTGCGGCTCGGAATAGTTAACAACATCTCGGCCGGGCCATGCGTCACCTTTTCATTTAGAACATTCATCTTTCGGCGCGATCATTGATCAGCATCAACTAACATCAGCAtcaacagcaacaacat contains the following coding sequences:
- a CDS encoding uncharacterized protein (Similar to TIGR gene model, INSD accession AAW45907.1) gives rise to the protein MSMFSQFSFRPLDQVPKPRIHTDLEHNSPSPSTGIDSPAKFDDPYDSDEFLEHHSSRSSLSLCRSYSRPKSRDSIPEEDEENKGEIRASNPVHSGTSSPRLPSFGSSLPPSRRGSQDPFRQAQSPFVSHNMAGNKENTEHLAAPSPPLSIRGSRSGTSPSSSRPPKLNALSPLQAFSPLQSMKSPVHVSDTAGTGSLTRSRSSSVTRSLSRRESMIENAQRWRSGIDDQDGGKSLFSRLTLVKAPRKRDDVRKHSRSKSSSSLLPFNAFSSSLDAPSTSARGPRRSFAASSFGAVPPSIPSINIPNSSEPTNDTLHRVQSHGDMGSVGIQRKVLSPDEVLDMARSFQSPLLALEGSFGGSQASSLKRRKSAGSVFERSPEPPVPAELEPVEYVQMEDDVLLPFVDRCAEVRDLMSHPSNAKLFALLRAAFPKEPARENWKKISPEEWNWEEFVKHLTEVNRDELDDYDWVYKDRQAVRHRSVALWEKLGVCLGCDEDLLNAGSEDDSPASWAGLGLGDEGEYYPSMNHVFIAGIEPVDQEEQARAERQFMDEFGDIVEDENEQASAGMSALLGPSMATIGEETPPFSFGKPSHQESASRPTPAQRAGNRANIDPLLSSSVEDSPPRTARFAVEAQRPSQSPSVKTKSDQLNRPRKSFVGLQICTSPTNTTSSLPFEGSRSNSLSYGSDQTARRRSGSLGLATSPISTSSAAVPVPLYERGPGSPLFPSSFTSLSLEPNLGRKASVVNRGAAVPVKEELKGWKQAQQAHAGQGGFGRKASQAGLSESAITFVSESDWSNSAI